The sequence below is a genomic window from Acetivibrio clariflavus DSM 19732.
GCTTTACAATTTTAACGGTTTTACAAATAGCACAATGAAAAACAATAAAACTAATGAAAAGATTGTAATTAAAGCTTGTCCGATAGAATTTGAAAAGTATAAAGCTGCCTTTGATTATGTGTGGTACAATGAGTATTTGGGAAACTCTTACCTTACAAATCTTACTTTTCCCAATAGAATTGAACTGAATACTTCATTAAAGGAGATTTATTACCGGAGTTGTGCCAAATATAAATTATGGTATAAAGATCAGTTTGTATGCTTTTCACCGGAAATATTTGTTAGAATAGAAGAAGGTTTTATATCCTCTTATCCCATGAAGGGAACCATTGATGCCTCAATAGAAAACGCGGAAGAATTGATTATTTCCAATGAAAAAGAAGCTGCAGAACATGCAACAATAGTGGATTTGATAAGAAATGACTTGAGTATGGTTTCAACGGATGTCCGGGTTGAAAAATACAGATATATTGATAAAATAGTTACCAACCAGAAGAATCTTTTGCAGGTAAGTTCAAAAATAGTAGGCAAATTAAGAAAAAATTATAACGAAAAGATTGGAGAGATTATTGCAACGCTGCTTCCTGCCGGTTCTGTGACGGGAGCGCCAAAGAAAAAAACTGTTGAAATTATTAAAGAGGCAGAAAAGTATGACAGAGGGTATTACTGCGGTATATGCGGCTATTTTGACGGACAAGATCTTGACAGCGGTGTTATGATCCGATTTATTGAAAATATCAACGGAGAGTACTACT
It includes:
- a CDS encoding aminodeoxychorismate synthase component I; this encodes MELEKRKGSSMFQHFEGEEFEKWVKTANHYGRERISFVFMIDFDFKKPFIKKTTEIDPSEMLYNFNGFTNSTMKNNKTNEKIVIKACPIEFEKYKAAFDYVWYNEYLGNSYLTNLTFPNRIELNTSLKEIYYRSCAKYKLWYKDQFVCFSPEIFVRIEEGFISSYPMKGTIDASIENAEELIISNEKEAAEHATIVDLIRNDLSMVSTDVRVEKYRYIDKIVTNQKNLLQVSSKIVGKLRKNYNEKIGEIIATLLPAGSVTGAPKKKTVEIIKEAEKYDRGYYCGICGYFDGQDLDSGVMIRFIENINGEYYYKAGGGITVYSNVESEYEELKNKIYVPIG